In the Apodemus sylvaticus chromosome 3, mApoSyl1.1, whole genome shotgun sequence genome, CAGGAAGGCAGAGTCAGTGACCCTGACAAATCCTGGTCTCCAGCCTGGCAGGAAATCTTGATGAAAACTAATTGGCAACATCCTCAGCCAACCAGTATCCTTCCCTATCTTTCCTTTTCCTAAAGAAGTTTTTGGGAACCCTGCCTACACtagtctctcctccctttcttccttttttaaaagattttatttaattattatatacgtatataagtacattgtagctgtcttcagacacaccagaagagcgcatcgtatctcattacaaatggttgtgagccaccatgtggttgctagtatttgaattcaggacctctggaagagcagtcagtgctcctaacctttgagccatctctcctctctgtctcctacCCACTTCATTCATTCACACCACATTCATTCAGGACCTGAATGGTCCTGAAAACCTCCTCCAAGCCATGTGAAGTCCTTGCCACCAGAGGGCCCAGCCTTTGGCATAGGTTGGAAACTCTGTGATCTCCTCTCCTGAATGCTTGTCCTGGGTCCTACGTCCTCAACCTGTTGCCCAAGGACCACCGTGTACTCAGCTCCACTGGCAACCGGAGAGGATTGCCAACGCGCGTGAGGCTGGCCAGGGTTGCCACAGGTTTCCCGGGAGTCAGGAAGGGCGGTGATGACCAATGGAGAAATGACCGGAGGAATTACGCGGGTCAAAAGGCAGGACCTGCATCCCATCTCCCCACACCCCTCCATCCACAAGAAAAACCACGAGCAGTGATGCCTCTCTCACTGGGCTAGGGAAGAGGGGCCCCTCAGGTGGACGAGGCAGGCAGTTCAGGGCTCCCGCGGTCCGGCCTCTGGTCGCAAGGACTGCGGAACTCGGGTCCGCTCGCCAGAGGCCGTACAGGCCTTAGCCGACAACGCCCTCTGGCGTCCAGATCGGAAGGCGGCAGTCACAGTCACCAGGTAAGTGGTGCAGGGCGTCAGGCCCTGGATAGTAGTGCTGTTCTGGCCTGCTGGCACCTCCACGCGCTCTAGGGAGCCGCCCTGCAGAGGTCCGAGCTGTACATGGTAGCCGAGAGTGGAGTCCGGGCCAAGCGCAGGGGCCCAACTTACTCGGAGACTGCGCGGCCTAGCATGCGAGATGATGATGCGTTCTGGTCCTGCCTCCTCTGTGAAAGAAATGGATGGTCTAGTGGAAGGGTGTCCTTCTCATGCCACCCTGCCCTACCATGAGGTGACCCTGCCTCACCTTGCAGTGTGCGAACTCGCACATGCTGCGGCCTCAGGAGGTGCACGTTGGACTCGGGCAGCAGTGATACCTCATAATCTGTGTCTGGGCTGAGGTCGGTCCAGGTCCAGCTGGTGGCATTCCCGGGTAGCTGTTGGCGTCTTGTTGTTACCAGTTTGCCGCTGGGCACCAACTCCAGCAGGTAGTAACCAGAGTCTGCTGTCAGCAGGGGAGGCCAGGACAGGCGGAAGCCATTGGACAGAACCTCCGAGGCATGAAGCTGTTGTGGCTGCATCACATCTAAGGGTGGTTTAGTGCTGGGGTCAGGGAGCAGAAGTGGCCGTGTCACCGAATAGTGCTCTCACTGATCTGGAGAGGACCCGAAGATTGGAGCCCCCAATAAAATAGGTGAGGCCTTCTGCCAAGGAGAGGCAGGAGCCAGGTAGGTATTCACCACCAGTAGATCCCCAAACCCAGACCTATAAGATATAGTGGCTACTCCTCACCCAGACAAACAACCTGGATGAAGGTCCCTCAAAGGCAGCAACACTCACAATATTATCTAAGAACAGAGGACCAGTCCTCCAAGACTGTGTGGCCAGCACAAAACTTGTGAGACAGATATTCTGAACAGTTGTGGAGGAGGGAAACAGACCAGAAGCTGCAGCCAGGAGATGGGAGACTACACGTTAATGGCCCTGGGAGCAGTAAAAATGTGACAGAACCCAGAAACAACTGGACCTAAGAATGAGGAGGGAGTAGTACCTTCCTATCTGAGAGTGTGAGGGGAACTCCAGAATGGCCTCCTGTGCAGTGACAACCAACACATAATCAGCTAGCCATCTGATCAACATGCAGGCGAGTCTGGGTAGGCCATCCAGATCTTGACTTTCTGATGTTGGGTGCTAAGTTCGGTCAGCTGGGCACTCACTTTCCTGCCCATCCTCCCAGTCAGATTCTGACCTTAGTTACAGATGTCCTCACCCTCATGTTTATCTCTGATGATACCATTTTCTCCTGCCACCTCCAGGTTCATCTGAGCATATTGGCCCAGGGTCTACCAGATGTCCTTAGGAGATCTCTTGAGGCAGACCTTTCACCCCTTTCCAACCCATAGACCCACACCTTCCTCTTTAGTGTAGATGATTAACCTGCAGTAAGAGACTTGGTAAGAATGCTACCCTGGAGTGATAACATTCTTCAGTGCCCTCCACAGGCTAAGTCGAATGCCAGGCCCTTAGTCTCTAGCCCCTTTCTTTGCCCTGGGTGACTGCTATAGGAGGTCCAGAAGAAAGCAGGTGCTTACATCCTACAGTGGaccttccttgttctggtttccCCAGCAGACCTCACAATAAACCCATGTGAAAACCACCTCAAACCCCTCCCTGACTGTGGCTCCCTAGGGTGGAATAGGTAGGGCCCAAGCTCTGTAGGAGACAATCCCTGACCTATTTGGTCACTTCTCCAGGATTGGTGGGTCCAACAAGCCATTTGAACCCTGGATATACACAAAGGCATATGATGCCATAGGCAGAGATCCCTGGGGGAGCCCTGGACCTCCTTTATCCTCTGTACTTggcccctccacacacaccccccaccgAAAGTAGACCTTAGTTCATTGGGCTGGGAGTTTCCATGTCTGGGAGTCCCATCTTGAAGTGGTTACTCAGACCTGCCACTGTCTCTCTATAGCCCAGGTGTCAGGGTACATGCAGGCACCCAGAAGGCATACATGCCTGGATGGTATGCAGAGAACATGTGAGCCACCTCCCCACTGTCACATACTCAAGGGCACCAGGCTCATGGGTTCTCCCTGGTCTCAACCCAGACCCTCCCCCTGCAGCAAGCTGTCAGCTAGAGATTCACAGGCTTTGCCTTTTCCCACCTACCAGTAATGGAGCCCCGAAGCTCTGGGGCAATGATAGGAAGGTCATCCACATCTACAAAgtgtaggtgcttctcagcaggAGCCGAGGCAGCTGCCAACAGCTCCAACAGGTTGCCTCGGCCAGTGCTGACAATGAAGACGGTGACACCCAGGTCCTTGAGCTCCTGCATAGGGGGGCCCACGGGGTCGCTGGAGCCCCCATCTGTCACCCACACCAGTACCTTGGGAACCCCTGGCCGGGCACCTGCTTCCTCAGCAAACAATTGTTCTTTGGCATAAGCCAGTGCCAGGCCTGTGTTGGTATCACCCATACGTTGGGGTGCAACACGTATGGCATCCTGTATAGCCTGGCCTGAACTGTACTGGTCAAAGGTAAACTCTGTGTGAGGCCAGGTGCCCACGTGTACCAGACTAGCACGCAGAGCCCCAGGTCCGAAAGGCATCGTAGCCACCAGCTGCCCCACAAATTCCCGAACTCTTGAGAACTCATAGTGTGACACACTGGCTGAGCTGTCCAGCAGGAACAACAGGTCCCCCTGGGGGGCTGATGCTGTGGGACCTAGAGGAAAAGACAAGGGGTTCAATCCAGGTAGCCCTGCCAGACAAACCCATGCCCAGGGCAGTTCCACCCCCAAAGGCCTGAACTTTCTTTAAGCACATACTTGCCTTTGCCCAAAGATACTGGTAGATAATCCTCAGAATGGGGCTATAAACCAACAAAAGACCCACACTCTCCTCTGGTTCCCAACTGTACAATGCCCGTGTACCCAGGGCATCCTGGGCTGCCCTCATGTTCCTTCTGTAGGAAAATGCTGACCCTTGTTCTCAATAGACTCTGCATGCAGGTAGAGCATTCTGTATGCCCTTCAGGAGGAGCCTGAGCCACATGCAATGCTCCCTTTACACTTGATTTTCAGAAGGTCCACCTCCAGGATGAAGTTAAGCTAGGTAACTCATCTTCAAGGTGACACACTGGGCTCTGAGCCCATGGGACACCGGGAGAGGATGGGAGAGCAAAAGTGAAGAGATGGGGAAAACCACACATTGAACAGCTCTTCCTGCCCATAAGATGGCCAGGCTGGAGTCCTGACTGGTTACAGATGACATCACCCCTCCGCTCCTCTGGCCCTCATCCCCTGCTTCATCTGTACCAAGAAAGCAGGATATACCCACACACAGCAGTCTGAGGACCCAACTATTGTCTAGTGAGCCTCCCCTTTTATCCCCCTTTTTTCCTGCCCAGCCGGCTGAGGTACAGATGAGACCTTCCATCACTAAGTCTCAAATAGGCATAAGCTCTTAAGTGCCTGAATCTAGTGCTGGCTTTGGGGTTTCCCCCCCTCATGGAGGGGCCATTCCAatattcttcccttctttctactGAGGGACCTTTTAGAGGTAAGGAAACTGAGTCAGAGACGCCTCTTCTAACATCTTTCTCCACAATCCAGGCCTGAGGGGCGGGGCTGGGCGGGGCGGGACTGGGGAGACTGTGGCCTCCAAGTCCAGCTCTAGCTCAGTTGAGTCACCAAGAATGCCCCGGAGCGCCCACTGCAGGTGGCTGAGGAGCTGGCGTGTGCCCcacccgctcccccccccccccccggccttCCCATCCACTCGTCCGGCGGCTGCACCTGGACAGTTCGTGACCCGCGTGGGCAGCAGCCGATGGGCTATGAGGAATTAGAATCGGAGTTTCACCACACTTACCGCGCTCTATGCCGCTCCGCGCCAGTGCCAGCCGCAGACTCAAAGCCATGCTGAGCGCAGTCCAGAACAGCATCGCGCCTGGAGTGGCGGGCTCTTGACCGACCACAGCTGGTAGCTAACTTGCCCTCTTACCGTGAGTCAGGCTCCACCCACCTCGGAGAAGCCACACCCACTCGCTGCCACGCCCTGCCTGGGAGGCGCGTGCACTTAGTCGCGCGCACAAAGGCCAGTCTGCACAGACTGCACGGTGATGCATGCCATAGCGGTCCCAGACTTGTGGTGACACGCAGCAGCCACAAAGGCACATAGGTGTGGGCATGCGCTGACAAACATTCCCATCTCTCTTTTGCAGGCTGCGATAATGTGTTGTCCATATTCTCCAACTCTTCCCCTACCCCTTAGAGGTCCCCCGCAGTTCCTGATTTGCAAAGCTCCTGAAGACAGGAGAGCCTCACAAGACAAAAGAACCTTAGAAGTGGAGCTGTACAAAGAAGCAACCTTCTCTCAACAAGGACCCAGCTTGGCTAtaacctggaagagcagccggtttTCCCCAGACTGACTAGCAAGGACACTGTCTTCAGAGGAGACAGGAGCATATGAGAAACTTTTTACAGAAAGAAAAGCTCCCACCTTGCCAGAACTCTCACCTAAATTCTTGGAGGAAAAGACGTAGGGGAAGTCAGGGAATCAGAATCTATCCAGTGTGACCATGGTAGCCTATTGCTGTCCTATACACTACTCAAACGGGCTCCAGGGCTATACCCAGGTCAGACCCCAGCAGGACCAGAGACCCACTGGTAATCTAAAGCTAGGTCCTACAGTCAGTGCTAAGTCTAGACCAAAGGAAGCTGTCTACAAGTGTTTTCCACAGGACATCGAGCCCTTCAGAAGGGCTGCACAGACCGCTGCCCTCTTAAGATGCTTTCCTGTAAATAATTATAGTATTTAGAGTGGAGGCACACATGGGAGGGGGTGTTGTCTGGCAGGATGtctcctcccttcccactctCGGCAGGGAGAGGATGCTCAGCAGGGAGGACGGATGGGACTCAATGGTTTTACTTCCTCCATTTCTGGCAGGTGAGACACTGTGGGGCCTTGAGGACTGTGCCTGAGCTTGGCTTTGCCTAAAAAAGGAAGCAGCACGGCTGAGTCTGAGAAGCTTACTGCGGGAACAAGTAAGAGCTATGTCCCGCTGCCGTCCCCCACCCCCTTGCCGGGAATCTTGGCACTGGGTGTTGGCTTTGTTCCACAGACGTCAGGCCGCTGAATGGACCAGAAAGTTCTTGATGTTTCTGCCTGAGTCTTGAGGATGAGAGCAGTGCTGTGTGAGTCCCTCAAAGACTGTGCCACCCAGGGGACAACAACAACCTCCAGCTCCAGAAACATTGTTGCATTCTGAACAAGCAGAGGACATGGGGTATCCAGAAGAATCATTTCTAATGTCGGGCTTGCTCTGCCTGGAGCTGGTCTTAGAAGGAGAGGCTCATGGCCCTCAAGCCTACAGTCATACCTCAGCCTGCCCTGCTTCCAGCCCTGGAAAAAATGATCAGGTCTTCTTGGCTGGGACTCAGGGAAGTAgctttctccttcctttggtCTCAGCATCAGATGGAGAGGGCACAAGAGACCCAGTCTCCACCAAGCCCTATTTAAATTGGGCTACCTGCCCAACTTGGGCTCAGGCCAAGTTGCTTCTGCTGCCAAATTCCTTGGGACACCCTTCCCATCATCCATACCCCCTGCTCAGCCACCAGAAAAATCTTATCCTTTTGTCTTGCAGTGTTCCACACCTTCAGAAAACACATAAGACATCATAAGTGGTatgggtcagggtcagggtcaggtcTGGGCTTGAGGCAGACACCAAAGGAAGCACAGACACAATAATCCAGAAGCCTTGGGAGACAGGCTCATGGGAGGGGAAAGGGCAGAAATGTGTTCACAGGCAAAGATGTGCCAGGCCAGGGAGATCTTGACCCCTCAGTCCTCAGCCTCAAGGTACTGCCCCTGCTTAGAATCTAGGAATCTAAGAGGAAGGACTGCCCCTGATGCTAAATCTATCCTGCCCCCATAGCTTTAGCTCAGGAAAGGGAGGCCCTATGCCTCACTTCCTGCAGGTGCTGGCCCACCCTGTCTGTCTGCAGGTAGGTGGAGGGGTTTCCCAAAACCCAAAGACACTGCTTTTAGCAGAGTGCCCTGCTTCCAACCAAGGACCAAGAGAATGTTCCTTTCCTCCCACAGTCAGGCTTCTGCAGAGAAGAAGGGCCTTTTGTCTACAGATGGCTGTGGTCATGTTCAACCCTAGGGAAAAGGGCAGCTCCTGGGGCCTCTGACCTGACCCTTGACCTCAGATGAGGACAGAGCTGCctgccctgtccctgcccctccaCCCTAACTGTGAGCTGCTGTTTGTgttgctggttttgttgttgtttgaggagGAACACTGCTGGCTTGCTCATTGACTcatgcttagctagctttcttatacaactcaggaccactTGCTGAGGCAATGGAACAGTTcatagtgggctgggtcctcctacatcaattacACACAAAACAATCCTCCACAGACCAGCCTGATCTGAGGATCCCTCAATTGAGATTGGGTTCTATCAAGTTAAAGCTGGCTAGCATGGTTGCCAATAGGGAAATTTCTCCCACTTCCACCAGGCTGAAATGTCCTAAAAATGTcatgtttcttttgtctttttctctttttctttaatttttttttgagacagggtttctctgtgtagctctgactgtcctggaacttgctctatagactaaGCTGactccaaactcacagagatctgcctgtctctgcttcctgagtgctaagagTAAAGGCGTGAGATtgaaggcatacaccaccatcaTCCAGCTTGTCCTGTTGTTTATATCTCACATGAAAACCCAAGCACATACCAGAACACAGAAACAGGAAGTGTTGGGGCTAGCTCTTGAAAGCCTGAGACAGTGAATGGGGTGAGCCTGGACCCTATGATCCCACCTCACAGCTGTCAAGGAGCAGCCCGGAGAAGCTGGGCTCTCTGCTCCCTCCCGCTTTGGTGAGGTAGGTGCCAGAGCCTGAGAATTGGATCTGGAGATCGAGGGTCTTTTTTCACCCTCAGGGTCCAGTGCTGACCCAAACCCACTTTCCTTTCAATGACAGGTGCCAAGGAAGATACAAATGGCTTAGTGAGCAGTCTGAGCATGGGATGAATGCAAGCCTCCCCTTTATTTACCTGGTCCATCACCTAAATCTCTGCACAGAAGACACGGGCACTGAGCCAAGGCCTGTCCTCACAGTACTGCTGGATAAAGACTGAGCAAGAAAGCCCTATGCTAGCAAACAGGCAGGGTTTGCTAGCAAACATGAATCTAAAATGATCCCCCAGACTCATGCTTTCAATGCTCACTCCCTAGCTAGTAGTAGTTTTGGGAATCCATGAAACTATAGAATTTTGTACACCTGTAAGGGGTCGTGCCTAACTGGTAGAAATAACACTAGGGACAGGTCTTTGAGAACATTCCATTGCTATGGTCTGAGTTGTTGTTACCACACCTACCATGTTGGACTGAAACACTTTGAGctaaagaaaaatttttttctttcttttttggtggtggtagtaagttttgagacaggttttctccttgtggccctggctgccctggaactaactctgtagaccaggctaatctCCAACTCTGTGCTACATTGTTCTTGTCAGTTGTCCTATGGTGGTCACAGCTATACAAAAGTAGCAAATACACATGGCTATTAATTTCCCTAAAAAAGGTTTAACTGTGTAAGACCAGGGAATTGGTAGGGACCCTTTGGTAAAAGCTCTGAGAAGGAAAGGCTTCAGGAGCAGATACAGCAGCAAATGCCAAGACCCAAAGGGCTGTGGGTAAGAGTGCAGGTGTATAGCAGGATGCTTGGCCTGGGACAGAAGCAGCAAACCAAGCTCTGTAGCCTTCAGACCACAGGGGGCT is a window encoding:
- the Vwa1 gene encoding von Willebrand factor A domain-containing protein 1, yielding MLFWTALSMALSLRLALARSGIERGPTASAPQGDLLFLLDSSASVSHYEFSRVREFVGQLVATMPFGPGALRASLVHVGTWPHTEFTFDQYSSGQAIQDAIRVAPQRMGDTNTGLALAYAKEQLFAEEAGARPGVPKVLVWVTDGGSSDPVGPPMQELKDLGVTVFIVSTGRGNLLELLAAASAPAEKHLHFVDVDDLPIIAPELRGSITDVMQPQQLHASEVLSNGFRLSWPPLLTADSGYYLLELVPSGKLVTTRRQQLPGNATSWTWTDLSPDTDYEVSLLPESNVHLLRPQHVRVRTLQEEAGPERIIISHARPRSLRVSWAPALGPDSTLGYHVQLGPLQGGSLERVEVPAGQNSTTIQGLTPCTTYLVTVTAAFRSGRQRALSAKACTASGERTRVPQSLRPEAGPREP